The genomic stretch CAtgcagcccccccgggcccgTGGGACAGTCACCATAGGGTGATGGTGGCTGGAGGGTACCCGCATGGAAACAGgagcctttccctgctccagggcagcacctgcctgcagggacagctgccgcgtgcctgcctgcacctcccCGCCTGTGCATGGCCCCGGGCTGCCTGTGCctcctggggagctgcagcagagcacagggatggTGGCCCGGAGCAGAAAGCGGCCATGTGCTGGTTTATTCTGTTTCAGTGGTGAAGCAGCTGGGGCCAACAGGGATGCCAGGGTTCGCCTTTGTGCCCAGGCTGCCAGGAGCCTTGGCGTGGTGTGGGGTggtgtgggcagcaggcagccctcGATGGCACggctgggaggggctgggggtgctggggaccaCGGACATCAGAGCAATGCTGGTGCCATCTTGCTGGTGGTGCAGAGTGTCTGGCACAGGGACGAGCATGGGGTCAGCCggccctgctggcagcagcacctctgctggCTCACAGGGGTGTGAtggcagaggggtggggagcGGCACCGAAACGGCAGCTCCTGgtgcagcccttcccagccaggGTTAGGCTGTGCCTGGAAGAGATGGGTGAGGCAGTCAGTGCAGGATGGGTGCTCCCACTCTGAGGGATggggggaccctggggtgcccGGGCCCCCCTCAGTCCCCTCCAGGCTGGACCTACTGCAACACTGAGACCTGTGCAGTGGCCCGGGCTGCTGCGCGCAGGAGGTGGCAGGCTGTGGGGGTCTTACCCCACAGTGGAGGGACGCATGCCCGGCCGCAGCCCTGCGGGCAGCACTTCTGGCCAGGGGGGCAATCCTTGTCCTGCAGGCACAGGAGGAGGCACTCAGCCACCTGGTCACCGTCAGCCATGGGGGGACAGAGCCCGGGCCGCACTGGCACatgcagagagagggaggagtgaggggtgtgtgtgcccTCCCACCAAGAGGTAAGCCCCTCACCCAGCTCCTACCCcacagggacagcagctggGCCCCCATTCTCCCATTCCCTCCCGGGAGGGTCATGGTgaggggcagcccctggggatgGCGGGTGCAGCCAAGGgtgtgccagccctggctggtgAGGCTCAGTCTGGAAcaaggcagggaggggacacgggggaTCTCAGCCCCACAGGGTGTCAACAGCCTTACCTTTGGTGGGCAGTTTGCAGATGTGGCCACAGCCAGTGGTGCAGCACTTGGTGGCCCCAGGGCAGTTGCCATCAGCATCACACAGCTCCAGGCAGGGTCCCAGGGAGCCCCGCAGCACCACGGGGCACGCGCCGGCCTTCACTGTGGCATGGCGGCTCCCTGGTGACAACGGGGATGGTGGCTGCGCCGGGAtcctgcttcccccagccccactcctggCATGGCCTCAGTCTTAATcctgccccttgtcctgctcaCTTAtgagggctggggctgtgccccagGTGGGCGtgcagcactgggagctgcagctggcagcacacGCTGCCCAGGGCCTTGGATGGCTCGGCTGGGCACGGCCGCTGAGACTTGTCTGGTGGCATAGCCAGGCACACGCTGgggaggggtgtggggtggACACAGGAGAGCCACGGGGCAGCTATGGGGCAGCCACAGGCAGTCATGGGCAGTGCCAGTGCCAGACACACTTGGGTGGGGGATGCAGGTTTGGTGAGTGCCGGCGCCGGGGGGAGGGATGGCAGGGCTGTACCTGTGTCCCGGGGGGTGCAGGCCAGCCCGCAGCCAGAGAAGCAGCACTTGCGGTCCCCAGGACAGTCCCGGTCATCGGCACAGCGGTTGGGACAGGCagtggctctcctctggacacGCTTCCACGGGCAGAAGCCAGGTttggctggaggggaggggaggcttGGGTCTCAGCGTGCAGCCAGCCTGTCCCTGCACCGCCTATGGGTCCCCCACAGAGTGATGGGGGACCACAGACCCATGGGGCTGTCCCATGGCAACCTCAGCCTGGCATGGGTACACCCAACCACCTTACCTGGCTCGGCACGCATGCAGCGGGCGCAGCAGCCACGAATGCAGCacttctccccagggctgcatGCGGTGTCATTGTGGCAGCTCATCCCACAGGTCACAcctctggtgctgctggcatggGGGCAGTAGCCTGGGCTCTCTGCAGAGGGAGATGCTCTGTGCGGCCACGTGCCCAGGGAGCAAGGCTTGCATTAGGGGCACCCAACAAGGGCACCAGCCTCTGCCCGCATCCCACCCACCACCCAGTCCCCACACTGGCACCTCTCGGTGGGAGTCAGCGGTACCTGcagtggggaggaggcaggtcctgacctgcctgctctggcagcaCTTCTCAGCACCGGGGCAGCTGTGGTCGGAGAAGCAGTATAGTCTGTGGGGGCGTGCGGCTCCACTCCCCCCCGCTGGACACCTGCCCACTTTGCCGGGGGCAGGCAAGGCGGCGAGGGGCCAGCGTCCCTGCAGGGCCCAGCGCGGTGCTGGGGTGACCATAGGGGCAGTGCCCTGGTCCCCAGCATGGTGCTGCTGGGCCAGGGCAGGTAGCAGCTCCATGAACAGTGCCAAGAGCACCAGGAGGAGGGTGCGTTCGCCCAGCATTGCGCTGCTGTCGGGGAGCTGTGCCGCCGAGCCCACTGGACAGGATTTAAACACTGCTGGGGTGGGGCTGGCCAAACTGAGCTGCTCCTTCCCATGGCATCACCGTGTCAGGACCGTGGGAGTGCCGGGCATGAACAATCCAGCTCAGGGGAGACTCCTGGGACAGCACTGGGCTTGCAGCCCATGGCTGGCGCATCCTCTGCAGCACACCTTTTCCAGATCACCAGTGACCCGTGAGCAGCTGAGCCAGGGGGACAGTCAGTGCTCCCAGAGCCCCGGTGCCTGCACTCCCTGATGGTGAGCAGTgatggggcagaggggagcagcaTCCTGCCCCTGGTCCCCAGTCCACCTGGTCTGGCCCAGGGAGCATTGCCTGTTGCCTCCCggcacacacagagcagggagagctgctgctgagagcaatggtgctgagctggggggcACCAGCCTGCATCCACGCCGCAGGGAGATGAGGAACAAGCAATGGGCaacaggctgtgctgggcagggcgTGGGGCTCACTCTACCCTGGGGGACAGCTGTGCTCTGACCCCTGGCAAAGGCAGCgggctctgggggtgctggccTCTCAAAGGCGGGTGGAACTGCTTGCTCTGGTCctgggggctgggagcagggcaggcataGGAAGGCCGGGGTGCCAGGAGCCCTGCAGGGAGCGGGAGTTGCCATGGAAagtggggcaggagcaggagtgGGGCACAGCTCCGagaaggcaggggagggaggcGGCAGGGGCAGGCATGGGGCAGAGGTGTGTGGGCTTCACTGCCCACGGCTCCTTCAGCCTTCTGTCATGGGCAACATGccactgctgggctgggtgcgtgtggggcaggagcagaTTGGGGTGATGCTCATGTAACAGCACATGCTGGCAGTCTCCCTGTCCCCTGgccactgcagagcagagagcagctccaCTCTGATGGGATGTGGCCATGGCTGTACATTGACGGCCCCGCTCTGCACGTGTCTGCACAAAAGCAGAGGAGACAGTGCGCTGGGGCAGCCCGGGCcatggggctgtggggctgtggggcagccccaggcagcggcacaggctggggacccTTGGAGACACAGTGCAGCCAGACAGCACTGACGCTTGTCATGTGGAGCCCTTCCAGTTGGTCCCAGCACCAGTGCCCAGCGTCAGCTGTGGTGGGCAGGATGCGGCTGGGAGCGGGCAGGGCGGCTGTCCAACCGGAGTGCAGCGGGACACAGAGGCGGCCACAGGAGTGGCAGGGAGAGGCTGCTTTATTGGTGACAGTGCCAGGGGCTGCGGCGCACCCCAAGCAGGGGACCCCGGGGAGGAAGCTGAGGCTGAAGGCTCCGAGCCGGGAGCGTGGCCAGACCGGGGAGGACGGTGCAGGGCCGGGGCCTGGGCGTGTGGGACTCGCATTGGGCAGCAGCTTCCCTGTGGCTGGGCTGGTAGGAGGCGGCCGTGCCTGCAAAAGGAGCAGAGGGCTGTGAGTGGGACGGGCATGTGGATGCTGTGCCATGGGTGCTGCAGGATCCCTGGGGTTGGTGGGTGCCCGACTGACCTCAGTGGAGTGGTGTCACGCAGGAGACCTTGCCGCAACCATTCCTGCAGCACTTCTGGCTCCCAGAGCAGTTGGAGTCCGTCTTGCACTGGTTTGTGCAAACGCCCAGCATGGGGATCCCTGGACTGACAGGTGGGCAGGTGCCAGGCTTCTCTGAAAAGGTGAAGGGACACGGCCTGAGACCTGCCAGCCTCGGCATGAGGGGCAGGGCTGACCCTGCAGTTCCCGGAGCCATAGGCATGGCCCTAGCCCCCGGCTGCCACGGGGGAAGGATCCCTGTGCCAGCCAGTGGctcccccaccctgcagcactgcttgtTGGTGCTCCTGACAGCCTGACCCGATGGGGACATGTCGAGGAGGCCATGTGGCATTGTGGCCCCCCGCAGTCCCTGTGTTCAGCCTCCTGCTCAGGAGTGCATGGTCAGCACAGGATGCGCAGCTGCAGCACACGGCCCCAACAGCAGCCTTGGCCCCACTTTCCCCCATTGCCACCGTGGACAGCCCCAGCTGTGTGCTCATGGCATGTGTGCTCAGCCCCACAGATGGCCTGTGCCCTAGCTGGATGGGGCCCCTGCCTCgccatcctgctgcctgccaccagCACTGGGCTCCCAGCTCTGTACCACACTGTCCCCCAGGTGCACAGCCAGGCCAGTACTGTCCTTTCAGGCGGCCATGGAGGTTCACATCCATGCTTTTGCAGCTGAAGATCTCAACTCCTGCTCCCATCACCTGgggctgctctcctgcaggACCGCATGGCAAGCGTACTCAGCTGGGTGTCTGTGGGGCTGTGGCCAGCACAGGGCCAGGGATGACCCCGCTGGGAGACTCTTCCCAGGTGCGGGGCTGAGAGGCAGAACAGTGACCACGTCCTGGGCTGGTGGCCACCCACGAGGCTGAGTGGGGAACGAGGTCTGGGAGGGGGAGCGGCACAGGCCCCTGCCCTCAGCACTGGCCCCAGCATCATTCGGAGGCGTCTACTCAACGCCTGTGTctgtgggaggaggaaggggtgagcgtggcccagcagcagcacaccccAACCCTACTGGGCTCCCCACGCAGCCCCTGGTAACCGCGCTGCAGCCGGATGCGCAACCACAGCAGCCGCCCAGGCCTGCGGCTGCTCCCGCACCCTGGAGCCCCGGTGCTGCCGGCTGGGATCGGCTGTCGGCTCCGGCAGCGGCTCCggccccaggcagcagggccGGGAGCAGGAGGGAGCGTTACCGTCGGGCTTCTGGCAGGCCTTGCCGCAGGCCGCCGGGCAGCACTTGAGGGTGCTCTCGCAGTCGCCATCGGACTGGCACCCCACCGTGCAGTTCACCGCTTCCGTCGTCGCCGGGTCCGGGCACACGCCGGCTTTTGCTGCAAGGCAAAGGTGAGGGCGTGGGCaggtgccggggctgccgggccgTGGCAGGGTGAGGGCTGCCGGCCCGAGGCGGGAGATGCTGCTGCCGGCCCCAGGGCTGGGtccagggatgctgctgagccccggcccccaccccagcaggcCCCTGTGCTGGGAGTGATCCTGGCTGCTCGCCCGGGGCGTGCTgagccgtgccgagccgagcTGTGCCGAGCCGTGCGCTCATACTCACTGGTGACATTCTGGGCGGatgctggaggcagctctgcccagagAGCCAGGAGCCCGGCCAGGACGAGCACGCTGCGGGCCTTGGGCATGGTGCGGGAGCCGGCGCTGCGCCTGCGGGGCCACCCGGCCGGCCTTTAAGCTCCTCTCCAGGTggggccggcgggcgggagAGGGCTCAGCCTTCCGGGTGGCTCCAAGGGCCGGGCAGGGCCAGGCTCCCCCTTCGCGCTTGCACAACCCGAGTATCAGGTATCTGCCGCTGCTGGCTGCCGACCAGGGACCGGGCGGCCATGCTGAGAACTGGCTGGGCAGGAAGAGCAGCCAGACACCGGCACCAGCTGCGGCCCGGAGCGGCCGGGGCACGGGCACAGGGCTGTCATGGCCCCGCGGGGCTCGGCCGCCGCAGGTGTGGGAACGTGGCTGGCACTGCCAGCGGGGAGCGCGGCCGCTCCAGGGACGGGGAATCTGTCCCTGCTCCGACTCAGCCTGCCACTGCCCTGGCCATGGTCACGAGCTTCCACGGAGTCCCCAGCCTGGGCCACTGATGCCTGGAGGCCGGGATGAGCCGGCAGCATGGACGGGGCCTGTGGCtcccctgccactgctgctcgcccagctcctgctccagccacttCTCCCCCGGCTTTTACTCCTCAACTGAAGAGCCCTCCATGCTGCCTGTGCCTCCGGCAGCCACTGGATCTCCTTCTGCCCAGCCGCAGCCTTGTCCCACGGCCCCCACTGTCCttgcagcctccagcagccctgggggatGGAGCCCGCACCACCTGGCAGTGCCAGTTGGGCGAGTGGCTGGCAGGGAGCGAGTGACTGGCACGTTCTGGCTGCACCCCTGGTGCCCCGGGGCATGGCAGTGCGGGGGGCTGTATGGACCCAGAGCCCCTCGGCATGGCAGCTCTCCGGGATACCCCTCCCACGGCACATGCGCTGCGCTCCGCCAGGCTGGGATGCTTCGTGGCACCTGGCAGCGTCAAGCCAGGACGTGTTTGGATAGGCCCAGCCAGCCAAGAGGCCCAGATCACCCGTGATGGCTGCCTGGCGCAGGCGCTGTCAGTGGTGGCTTTAattcctccagagctgctgacAGAAGGGGAGCAGCTCAGCACTGCGACAGGGGGGCCAGGAGGAACCTGGCCCCTTTGCTTGCAGCTCCCAGTTTTGGCTCAATGCCTTAGGTTGCTGGGCTGCCATCATGAGGTGGGCCATTATGTATGGTgccagtgctgcctggctggggggcaTGAGCTGGACCCCTCTGCTGGGGGGCAATCCCAGAGCATCCCAGATCCCTGGGCCCCATCCTGGGCATGGTCGCAGGCTGAGCCTCTCCTGCATGGGGGGGAGGGTGAGAcctgccccatccccagtgGCATGCCCTCATTGCTGGCAGAGGCTCCAGGGGCAGCCCTAGGTCTGGGCTGGAGCATCCCGCAGACCTGCATGGGCCAGAGGTACATGGGACCAGGGACACAGTCCCTGCCACAAGTCATGAGCTGGTGTCTGCTCTGCCGGCATCCGTCTCCAGGTAATTTAACCCCACAGTCAACAATGTGGCATGGAGCAGAGTGGCAGTAAATCAGTAAATGTTTGCCTTTGCCTCTGGTCCCCTCCCTGCTACAGGTGTTTATGCAGGAACAGGAGCTGGTGTGGACAGCCCTGCCGCCTGCCCAGCCGCCACTCCGCACTTTGCTGCCGTCAGCTGTGTGAGATGATGTGTGGGGATGGGGGAAGGGCCTGGGGCAGcggggagagcagcagggcagtCCTTGTCCCTGTGCCCtctgggctgggtgctgtgaAGCTGCCAGGGAGGCTGCCAGGACCTGGCCATGCTCAGGCTGGCCAGGATACTCCCACTATGCCCATGTGGCCAGGCCCCAATGGGGACAGCGCTTTGGGGAACTGGCCTGGGCTGGTGTTTCTAGCCCGGGGGCAACGTCAAGACTCCCTGTATAAAGACAGCTGTGTTGCAGCCCAGTAACCCCTGTGCCAGGGCCAGGGCACAGTGCTCCAGCAACCAGGGGTGGCAATGTGACTGCTGCAAGTGTGAGTGTCGTCTGCGTGGTGTGAGCACAGCTCTCCAGGATGTAGGCGAGGGACCAGTGCTGTCCCTGCCCGTGCTGCACAGGGACAGAGCCTGCCCAGACACAGCGGCAGCTTTcccggagcagcagcagtgctgccagtCTGACActgccctcccagcagcaccgTCCCCACTGCTAGAGCAGGGGCTGCCTTGATGTCCCACCATGACTGAGCACCGCTGCCAGCGGCGCTTGACTTTTGAGGGTGATTGCCCTGGTCTGACCCTGTAATTGCTCTGCCCCAGCACGTGTGATGTCCTTGGTGCTGATGGtgagcagccagagctgggaggaTGCAAGCAGAgatgccagcagctgggctgcaccaGAGCAGCTGGACAGGAGCAGATGGGAGCCCAGAAATGGACTTGTGGCAGAAGATGAGGGGGAAACCATGGAGGAAGGCGAGCTGTGGGGCACAGCATGGGCACTGGCGGGTTTTCCCAAGGTTGTGGCCCAGtgtgcctggctggctgctgagTAGCCAAtccagctggagctgcccccATCcgcctggagcagctgcagagtgACTGAACGTGCTGGTGGCAGGGCCAGTGGCCCCAGCCCACACATTCAGTGTCACTTTCCGGGAGACAGAAATGCTTTGGCTCCTGTCCCCATTGCATGGCATTTGGGATGCTGCTGTCCTcaccctggctctgccaggTGCTTCCTCAACagaggctgggggcagctgtgggggaTGAGGCTCTGCCAGCAAGGCTGTGGGCAGCTGTCCTCGTGCCAAGGCAGGGAGCATCTGGCTGGGGACGTGGGATCAGC from Falco rusticolus isolate bFalRus1 chromosome 10, bFalRus1.pri, whole genome shotgun sequence encodes the following:
- the LOC119154759 gene encoding WAP four-disulfide core domain protein 3-like encodes the protein MLGERTLLLVLLALFMELLPALAQQHHAGDQGTAPMVTPAPRWALQGRWPLAALPAPGKVGRCPAGGSGAARPHRLYCFSDHSCPGAEKCCQSRQVRTCLLPTAGTADSHREVPVWGLGGGWDPCSLGTWPHRASPSAESPGYCPHASSTRGVTCGMSCHNDTACSPGEKCCIRGCCARCMRAEPAKPGFCPWKRVQRRATACPNRCADDRDCPGDRKCCFSGCGLACTPRDTVKAGACPVVLRGSLGPCLELCDADGNCPGATKCCTTGCGHICKLPTKVRPGLCPPMADGDQVAECLLLCLQDKDCPPGQKCCPQGCGRACVPPLWGTA
- the LOC119154517 gene encoding WAP four-disulfide core domain protein 2-like: MPKARSVLVLAGLLALWAELPPASAQNVTTKAGVCPDPATTEAVNCTVGCQSDGDCESTLKCCPAACGKACQKPDEKPGTCPPVSPGIPMLGVCTNQCKTDSNCSGSQKCCRNGCGKVSCVTPLH